A genomic stretch from Thermomonospora umbrina includes:
- a CDS encoding DUF3500 domain-containing protein: MSGPPPTPPQPPDPLGAAETAGTAAAMVTAARRLVAVLTDRQSHLARLPWEHAARTRWTYLPRPRTGVRLLDVGEVARKAAHRLLATALSRHAFAQAVTIMALEEVLDLDEGGRRGRHSDDYHVVVFGTPSVESGAGPWSWRLEGHHLPVTATLTPQNAGWEVVVAPVFLGARPARVHHARPGGRLVVGPLAAEEDVARELLRALPPALRARAVVADAAPADIHTTTSAHVHTPVEPPGVAGWELGGGAAELLAELTALYVDRLAEPLAERGHARLRDAEVFFAWEGPTEPGRPCYHRLQAPGLLLVEYDNTTTGPGVADHAHTVLRRPGADFGGDPRTAHLPARHPDARAGAAGQDGRR, translated from the coding sequence ATGAGCGGCCCACCGCCCACCCCGCCGCAGCCACCGGACCCGCTCGGGGCCGCCGAGACCGCCGGGACCGCCGCGGCGATGGTGACGGCCGCGCGCCGACTGGTGGCCGTCCTGACCGACCGGCAGTCCCATCTCGCGCGCCTGCCGTGGGAGCATGCGGCGCGGACGCGGTGGACGTACCTGCCCCGCCCACGCACCGGCGTCCGGCTCCTGGACGTTGGGGAGGTCGCCCGCAAGGCGGCGCACCGGCTGCTGGCCACCGCCCTGTCCCGGCACGCCTTCGCGCAGGCCGTCACCATCATGGCCCTCGAGGAGGTCCTCGACCTCGATGAGGGCGGCCGGCGCGGCCGACACAGCGACGACTACCACGTCGTCGTCTTCGGCACCCCTTCGGTGGAGTCGGGGGCGGGGCCGTGGTCGTGGCGGCTGGAGGGCCACCACCTGCCGGTCACCGCCACCCTCACCCCCCAGAACGCAGGGTGGGAGGTGGTGGTGGCGCCGGTGTTCCTGGGCGCCCGCCCGGCCCGCGTCCACCACGCCCGCCCGGGGGGACGGCTCGTGGTGGGGCCGCTGGCCGCCGAGGAGGACGTGGCCCGCGAGCTGCTGCGGGCGCTGCCCCCGGCACTGCGCGCCCGCGCGGTCGTGGCCGACGCCGCGCCCGCCGACATCCACACCACCACCAGCGCCCACGTCCACACTCCGGTGGAGCCGCCCGGCGTCGCCGGCTGGGAGCTGGGCGGCGGCGCGGCCGAGCTGCTCGCCGAGCTGACCGCCCTGTACGTGGACCGGCTCGCCGAGCCGCTGGCCGAGCGCGGGCACGCCCGGCTCCGCGACGCCGAGGTGTTCTTCGCCTGGGAGGGCCCGACCGAACCCGGCCGGCCGTGCTACCACCGGCTTCAGGCACCTGGGCTGCTGCTGGTCGAGTACGACAACACCACCACCGGCCCGGGGGTCGCCGACCACGCCCACACGGTGCTGCGGCGGCCCGGAGCCGACTTCGGCGGCGACCCCCGGACCGCCCACCTGCCCGCCCGCCACCCCGACGCTCGGGCCGGTGCGGCGGGTCAGGACGGGCGGCGGTAG
- a CDS encoding helix-turn-helix domain-containing protein: MAWSDYTTGERIKILRGPGMTQEELAEAAGVSVATIRKAEGDRGVGLPSLLKISAALHTDVSVMLGQQEPRRAMHRDDRAMLRALSRAVHDTAAGIGGGVEPVSGREVAAGVAAAWDRYRTGQFAVAGALAAVAVQQAAAAAGAVPVGRESSAAVVMTDAYRLASYVANQFGARDLAYAAIGHAQAQAERASDPLREAMVASGRSWIYLRDARLEQAAQTAERSYTMIEPGYGDSDPYLLAIYGWHVTFAAVVAAREGDVARADDLLAQARAVAARMGRDVKVNGTAFGPVTVQAQAVGISVSTGRPAQALKAYATVGDVSVLPPAARNRLMLDVALALADSRRWDASLDTLLEVCTAHPDWARHQALPDVIARRAARSNLSASRYRKLAAILGTSHTIR, encoded by the coding sequence ATGGCGTGGAGCGACTACACGACCGGTGAGCGGATCAAGATCCTTCGCGGGCCCGGGATGACGCAGGAGGAGTTGGCCGAGGCCGCCGGGGTGTCGGTCGCGACGATCCGCAAGGCGGAGGGCGACCGTGGCGTGGGACTGCCGTCGCTGCTGAAGATTTCGGCCGCGTTGCACACCGACGTGTCGGTGATGCTGGGCCAGCAGGAACCGCGCCGGGCGATGCACCGCGATGACCGGGCCATGCTGCGGGCACTATCGCGCGCCGTTCACGACACCGCCGCCGGAATCGGTGGCGGCGTTGAACCCGTCTCGGGTCGGGAGGTCGCCGCCGGGGTCGCGGCGGCGTGGGATCGGTATCGGACCGGGCAGTTCGCGGTGGCGGGGGCGTTGGCGGCCGTCGCCGTCCAGCAGGCGGCGGCCGCGGCCGGCGCGGTCCCGGTGGGCCGGGAGTCGTCGGCGGCGGTCGTGATGACGGATGCGTACAGGCTCGCGTCCTATGTCGCCAACCAGTTCGGTGCCCGTGATCTGGCGTACGCGGCGATCGGTCACGCCCAGGCGCAGGCGGAGCGGGCATCTGATCCGCTCAGGGAGGCGATGGTCGCCTCGGGCCGGTCGTGGATCTACCTGAGGGACGCGCGGCTCGAGCAGGCTGCCCAGACCGCCGAACGCTCTTACACGATGATCGAGCCCGGCTACGGCGACTCGGACCCGTATCTGTTGGCCATCTACGGTTGGCACGTGACGTTCGCGGCGGTGGTCGCCGCACGTGAGGGCGATGTCGCTCGCGCCGACGATCTGCTCGCGCAGGCCCGCGCCGTGGCCGCGAGGATGGGCCGGGACGTGAAGGTCAACGGCACGGCGTTCGGGCCGGTGACGGTGCAGGCCCAAGCGGTGGGGATCAGTGTGTCGACCGGCCGCCCGGCGCAGGCATTGAAGGCGTACGCGACCGTCGGTGACGTGTCGGTGCTGCCTCCGGCGGCCCGGAACCGGTTGATGCTGGACGTGGCGCTCGCGCTGGCGGACAGCCGCCGGTGGGACGCCTCGTTGGACACCCTGCTGGAGGTGTGCACGGCGCACCCGGACTGGGCGAGGCACCAGGCGCTCCCCGATGTGATCGCCCGCCGCGCGGCGCGGTCCAATCTCAGCGCGTCGCGGTACCGCAAGCTCGCCGCGATCCTCGGGACGTCCCACACCATCCGTTGA
- a CDS encoding histone-like nucleoid-structuring protein Lsr2, with the protein MAQKVQVLLVDDLDGGDADETVTFGLDGAVYEIDLSTDNGKKLRHALEPFIKAARKGGGSRGSGARGRRSRTPSSRERSADIRAWARARGIKVNDRGRIPATVVEQYDSAN; encoded by the coding sequence ATGGCACAGAAGGTTCAAGTTCTACTCGTGGACGACCTTGACGGCGGTGACGCCGACGAGACGGTCACCTTCGGGCTCGATGGTGCCGTGTATGAGATCGACCTCAGCACAGACAACGGGAAGAAGTTGCGGCACGCACTGGAGCCCTTCATCAAGGCGGCCCGGAAGGGTGGTGGTAGCAGAGGGTCTGGTGCGCGGGGTCGCCGCAGCCGCACGCCATCCAGCCGCGAACGCAGCGCCGATATCCGCGCGTGGGCCAGGGCCCGAGGGATCAAGGTGAACGATCGTGGACGGATCCCGGCCACCGTCGTGGAGCAGTACGACTCCGCCAACTGA